The Aythya fuligula isolate bAytFul2 chromosome 1, bAytFul2.pri, whole genome shotgun sequence nucleotide sequence GAAGTTGAACTCCTTGAAGACTTGTATAAGAACAATTCCAATAGATACTGTGGTGAATCCACATGCCATTCCCAAGAAATCTACCACTCCTACATTACTCCATTCCCTGAAAAGGATAGCTGAAGCCAGCAGGACTAGAGTGGTAAACACAACGTAGTAGATGGCTCCAAACACAGAGGAGTCAAAACATTCCAGTGCCTTATTGATGTATCTGAACTGAATGATAATGCTACATCCTAATACTGCCAGAAGTACCAGACAGAGGTACAGAGCCCTTTGACTCGATGGGTTATTGTGAAAGATATCTTGAGCAGCCAGCCCAATGCCTTTTGTGCTGGGAACAGTGAAACTGCCCAAGAGAGAGCAAATGCTGATGTAAACCATGATATTAGTAGGTCCATGAGCTGGAGCTATCCAGAAGATAAGCAGGAGAAGCATTAGCAGTACTATGCAGAGATAACCCAcgaaaactggaaaacaaaaagaaaacaagataacAGCACGGTAAGAACTCTTGGCATTCTTGACATTTTAGCAGGCAAATCATGTTACCAATGAACCTAAGGCGTACACCACAATTCAGATTTACTGTTGAATACACACCCATATTGCTGTGCTCTTAGTGACGGCGTGGGCACCTGTAACTGGTGACTTCTCACATGCTTTGTGTAAAGCAAATCAAGTAGTAAAATACACAGCCGCACATTTGAACTgaaggtggctttttttttttttttttaatgctctctTCCATCAGGATTATCCTCCTTAAAGTCCTGTATGACAGACAGCTATGACAACACCTTATTCATAACCTGGTGGACCCAGCAAGGAGCTTAGGCATAAAGTTAGATCCCATTTAGCTGAGTGGGATGAAGGGGCAGTTAGAAGAACCGGGAGGCCATATCATTTATATTATAGTGTTTGTAAACAAGTTGGACTAGTGAAAAATATTGCATGCTTTAAAGtcttaaagaaatatatttccagTTCGTTTCAGTCAGACAAGCTGTAAATCTAGACCAGggtatttgttttgttctctttgtttgcaattttttttttgctttactttttttccccctctcatCCTTAACTTTAGATAGCTGATGTTGTTAGGTTTCAGTTTCTCTCACCTAAAGCAAAtgagtattttttgttttgtacaaaGCAACTTAAATTGAAATCCTAGAATTATACCTTTGATCTCTAAGAAGCAAGATACACTTTTTCAAGATTTTAGAATATTACAAGTTCAAAAGGCTCTAATCTTATTGTGaaagagaacattttcaaaaacatttgtgttttccttttggcaCATACGTATCAATAAATCTGAGAAATTCTAAGTTCAGCAAGTCATCGTTTTCCTGCACAAAATACTGTACTGGTTTGCCTCTATTAtgttacattttcttcagaattcaATTTTCCTGTCTCATGGATATGGCACGTCCCCTCCTCACGTGTGCTCTCAGTCTCACAAAATCATTCTGActtaagaaaagaacaaagtacCTGGATTTGTTAGCTTCTCTTCAAGCTCAGCCTGAGTTGTTACACTCTCAGACTTTGGGGAATGGATGATGAGAACAACAGATCCAGCGCAGCTCAGCAAACATCCCAGCTTGCCAAGAatgttcagtttttctttcagcaagtAAGAAGCTAAAATGGACCTTTCACAAAAAGGAAGAGTATTAAAAGTGTGAATAAATCCCGTTAATAATGCTCTAACACATACTTTAAACATCAATTTCCTTCTTAAAGAAATTTTTGCCAGATGTTAGCGAATCTTCAAATAGCCCTCAAAATGCGCTTCTGATTTATCTTATGAAAGATTCACCCAGTCTCTGCCTTACTCATTCGTTGATGTTTCatctcaggaaaaacaaacaaacaaagaaacgcaaagaaacaaaatgcccccagaaagagaaaacccCCCAAACCATAGCCAAACTCctccaaaaacaacaacaacaaaaaaaacacccccccaaaaaaaaacacaaaaacaaacaaacaaacaaaaaaaaaaaacagtgaagaaataaaaaacaaagaaaggaaggaacaAACAGGCATCTGGCAGCTCTAAGGCAGATACCTACCTGCTGATGGTTTGTTGAGATACCAGTAACCCacatttttttatatgttaTGCAATCATGAGATAAAAGTCAGCTCTGGTTACAAAGATCCCAAGGCTCAGCTCAAATGTGTAGCTgaacaaaatatacaaaattatgTGGCCTAGGCTAAACAGGTGGTGAGCAGAGCACCATTGTACCTCACAGAGTATAAAACTAAAGACAGACATGAAGCCTACACAAAGCAATTTCTACTCTAAGGTAGATGACCAAAACAGTCAGATAGATAATTCAGCAAACAACAGcggagaacaggaaaaaaaaaaaaaacaacaaaccaacctCAGGCAATGCAcagcattgtttttaaataattgtacTTTTTCCATTGTGGTAGTTTCACTGCTAGTGCTTAGctattcaaaaaatattttactgtatatTAAAATCCATTCAAGAGCACTTGATGCCTTTTTCTGCCCTCTTCCCTCAAATGAGCATCACACCGAAGAAGCTGTGGGCATACATATGAAGGGAACTACAGGAAACTAGGCCAAACCCACTTAAATTAACGTCAGCATCAATAAACACATGGGTTGTGGATAGTAGGGCAGGAATGTGAAACAATGAGAAAGATCTACATAGTGAGGGAACTGTAAATAAGAGAATAAACAGAAGAGTCCAGAATAAtcaaagtgaaggaaaaaatgtcatttatctGTCCCAGATCATAGTGATAAACAGAAGATACTCAGTAACCCTCTCTTCACTGttctcccaccaccaccaccccttttACTGGGCAAAGCTCCGATCGGTGGCATTATAACACATCATTAAAGCTCATAAGCCTGTTATCTTCATAGTGGATCCAGTGATCATGGAGTCTGTTTGATGCTTTGCTCAGTAGTAACagcattcaaagaaaaacaaaaaaagcaaactcttACCCAAATGGAACGCCAAGTGCTCCCAAGGGAGTCACTAACACGGTTGGGACTGCAGTGTAGGCCAAGAAATTCCCTATTTGACCCAGAGCCACTgtcaagagaaacagaaataagcCTTTAAATCCCTTTGTAAAAAGGAGGAATGAGAATTTACCCAATACTGCTTGAGAAAGACTGATCTAACTGGAAAACAGATGTTATAGATCTGCTCAGCTCTGTTAATTTTGCACAAAATGGGTGGAATTTTTATACATTAATATGGGATTTATATTTGCCATAGATGGTGATCCAAGAGGATACAGTAAATCTTACTCTTATTCCACCAAGAGGAGTTGCAAATAAGACTATCAATCAGAAACACACAGATTacactcaaatattttttatatggGGAGTGCTAAAAGCATATCTAAGCCCCAATTTCAACTTCAGAACATGCGTACACATAACACAAATGCACTTGCTTATAGTCCCTAACAGCAGTGTTGCCCTCCACCAAGAAGGGAAGGACAGGAAGCTAATCTAATAATGAGAAGCACATGCATAAAAGCTCCTTGACAGACACACAGTAGACTGCATCAACTTTTCAAAGCCCTATATAACACAAGAAGAAATTCCCGACCACTGTAAGAAGAACAGATCTGTGCCAAATCACAGTAAAAGCCTCACGGTCTTAttctctcccctctgccccatGAAAGCCAACTCCTAAATTTACCACGCTACTGCACACCACAGCTGTGATAAACACTTCATGTGTTCAagctttcagcaaagaaaaagaaaaacagcttgatGGTTTTGCAAGGGCTGGCAAGTTTATAACAGGCCAACATGATGCTGGCCTAGTGACAGCCTGGTAACGGGTGAGAGCCCTGAGACTGAACACAAGTTACGCACAGCTCGCAGTTCAAGCTGAAGTTAAGAGCCATTATTAGCACTTAAAAACGTATCAAGAAGCCAAACTGTCTTTCTGCTCAGGCTGGCATTGCCCTTGACTATCAAATATTGTTATCACCCTGCTCTTCACACCTGCACAGCGCTGtgcaaacattaattaatttacTGCATTAGCTCAGCGAAGCTGAAGACCTGTGTAACCTATATGGAACACGAAGGAGACAAACAAACTCACGGAACTGCAGAGCATGGCAAAATTAAACTAATTCAAGGCACCGAGGCTTTCTCTGTATGCCAGAACAAGCCAAAGAAGTTAATGAGTTAGAGCACAGGAGTCAGTGGTGGtattctgaatgttttctaCCCCTGGGAGTGGAGGAACTCAGCTATCAGCTTCAGTCCTGTTCTTCAGCAGGCACACGCGGATACCTTCAAGGCATCCAACAGCCCTGAGGAACACCCTGCACAGAGGGCAGGGCACACCTGGCTCAGTGTTTCTGCTGATTCTGCATTTTCAAGTTATTCTGGCAATAACccgtttgtttctttttttttgcaggccAGGTGCCTTATCTTTCAGAGGACAGAACCCTAATAGATGGCACCAACACCAACGCATGAATTAGGACTCTGAAGCTTTGGTCACACTGCACGTATTGTGAGCCAACTGAACTCACCAAGAGTTTTCAGTAGTGCTGTGGAATAATAGTAACAGTCTCTCACCACTGCGAGTGACAGGCCAGGATTAACAAAGACCAATTATAAAAAGAATCTGAGTAATGGCTACCATCTGCCTGTTGTGGAGGACCTTTGCTGCCAACCTACTCAGTCCTCAGTGGATAGAAATCCGTCTCCAGATACACCAGTGTTGTAAATCAAGACGTGACTTCAGCTCTGGATGGCACACCAGGGTTGCTGGTTATCCCAGAAGTTATTGCAACACACAGCCTGGTGCACAGACATGTCTACATCAGCAAGGAGACCAGTAAGAGCAGATCTGAGCAGCAACAGATATCTGCTCCATGCATCTCAGGGGTTTTAGTGCTGACTTATTTTAGCCTGCTCCCACAGACCGAGTCTGTTTGCAGCTGATGTGCATCAGCCACGTCCCTAGAAAGCACCTTCCAGCCTCGTTTCTTCGTAAAGGAGCTCAGCTCAAAAGCTCCAACACTGCTCCACAACATGAACTAAAGCACAGTAAGAGGAGACAAACGGGAGATTTCTTTCCCAAGTGCATTCCTATTCTGCAATAACATGCTAAGATACATGCATCCACTGTAAAAAGTCACAAATGTCAGATTTATGCAGCTATCAAAACCTGCACTGAAACTAATTATTTAGCTAATGAGTTTAATGCTAATTGGAATATCTGTAATCACTCTGagtacagtgaaaaaaaaaagaaaaaaaaaaagtccccaaaGTCCCTTAGCAGAATCTGTAGGTTTTCATTTGAAGTCTTGCAGTAGATCCTATTGCCACAAAATAGCTAGGCAGTGTTATTTCAAGTCAGCATGCCAACTCAGAAATGCTTGTTCATTGTCTGAACAAATATTGTGAGAACAAGTTGGTAGAGTTTATGCTGGTTTTGTTCGTCATCCTAACCCCAAATTCCATACTTGAGAAAACACTATCAGCTACTATAATTGCACCCAGATTTACTGTGGATATTGCTAACCCCCAAAACACCACCTGTCCCCGGATCCCATAGCTGCCTACCTGGCCCTTGCTGTTGCAGTTTGTGGCAGTGCTGCTATACTGAACCTGTAATGTCCTTAAGGAATCCTTACTTCGGTTCCTCTGTGAAATAATTGTGGCTGTGTTCTGAAATACCTGCACCTAGCTGATAGACATAAGCCAAAGGAAACCTTTCCCTGCAGCTATTTTGCCTTCAGGCAGCTTTTGAGCAGgaaatcttttcttctgattCACCCAAATAAGCTCCAATAATAAAAACGCTCGTTTTAACTCTGTTCTGAGACTCAAGTCAGAAGCCGCACCAAGAATAAACAATAGTGACCAAAGCATAAATTCTTTTGCTGCTTAGGCAGCAGTGATCACAGCAAAGTCAGAAGCCCACAAAGAACCGCTTAAGCTCATCTTAAATTAGCTGAGGACTTGCCTCTGAAGCTCTGTTGGCTTCTACATTGGCTGTAAGCTTTGTTCTTTGAGGGATCTATCAATGTCCATTCCTTTTGTACAgcatgaaaacaacaaaaaataccttGCTGCAtcaaaacaagggaaaaactAGATTCACATACGTTTCAGAAACAGCATCAAAATGTTTCCATATAATCCACAAAGGGCTGGACTAGTGTCTGTAAGTGGGGTTTGATTTTAAACTCCTGTGGTAAAACTAGGGCTGAGCTACAAAAGTAAAGAGCTAGTTACTCCACGTGCTGGATTCAAATCGGAGACTGAACACAGTGTGAGGATAGCTTACAAAGATACTCGGATGAAAACTGTACAGATCTCATGATCAGCACTGTATATGGCTTCATAATAATCTTGCAGATTTAACACAACACCCAAACTGGAACTGTCAACTGGAAatcaaaaagtttatttttaaataaattaatttttttttttaattgaggcTGGCTAACTGCTTTCTGATCTAAAAAATAACATGCTCAATGAGCTCTTTTGTGCAGAACTACAATTTCTTATTCAGCtttgacttttatttaaaaaccgGGCATAGCAGTACAACCCAGGGACACAAAACATGCAAGAATCCAGTCAGAGCAGTGTGTGGGTGCCAAGGGCTACAAGCATCAAATGTTACAGAATATCTGGAAAGAAGTCTAACTGGGTTTTATCCCAGCTCTTTGCCTTTTCTAACACCATCAGACATAACAACCAGAGAGACAGTTTAGTAAGGGCGAGATATTCCCAAGGGAAAGGAATTTCATTACCAGCGAGTGCCAGATCCAAGATTAGAACCAGATTTTCTGATGTCTCATTTTGCTACCTAACCACAAAAAAAGGAGCCATTTAAGATACTTACTTGCAATAGTGCCAGACCACCATACTATATCTGTCAAGTATGAAGTACCTGGGAGAGGAAGTATAGAAAgatatattagaaaaatatgaaactgcAATATTGGAGCAACAAAGCAGAATAATTTCCATACTCTCAGCTATTTAGGACCTTCACCTTAACCCCTTTTCTCAAGGCAGCTGAGTGGGCAGAAAACAAGGGAGGACAGAGGTGCCCAGATTTGGCCTAGGCGTTCAAGTTAGACCTTAAGGCAACGTGTTAGAAGCACCTATGTGATAGTAATGCTGCTTTACTTTGAAGAGCGTCCAAAATGTCAGCACATGAGAAAAGCTCTGAAGGTGCCGCTTAACATACGCACTGGAACCACTATGAGGAGAATGGGAAACCTATGGAAACAAGACGTGATTTGGATAAATTACTTCACTCAAGCAGCCTGAATGAAGTTGTATCACAGAAGCTGTTCTGGCACGCAGTTTTGGCAGTACGGGAGCATGGATGGATCCTCCTGCATGTGAACGTTTGGAAGACACTATGACTGAAGCCTCTGAATTACTGACATAATGCCACATTTCCAGGAGCAGAATAAAAACTCTGGATTGTCCCCTAGTGCCTCCCCAGCTCAAGGATGGCTGTTTTCATTGCCAGACGATAGACTCTTGACCTGGAGCACACCAGGGAGCCTGTACACCACGTTTTATCAGCTCTACTTCTGCAGAGCATCAAGGCTAATCACTACTAAACCAAAGACTAGCCCCACTGAACATGACCTTGGCATCATGTTGTTCTCTCAcattctgcttctctttctagCAATCCAGAATTTGGatttaaatctgaatttacTTTGGAAGATGCTCTCGTAAGGCCTGCTGGAGCAATAGGCAACATTGTACCTACAGCGGGCACTCTGAAATcccaaatgaaagaaagataCAGTAATCTGCAACTCTGGAGacttatgaaatattaaatgcttGGAAATCACACTATATAATTGAAGTGAGATGGAAAATGACTAATGAAAATGGCCAGCTTTAGAGTGGGTGTAATCATTTTTTAGACTTTTGTTattgcatataaaataaaaacactgttgGGAGcacaaattacagaaaatattgacTCAAGGAAGATAACTTTGCAAAACATTTGCCACCCACTGCTGTTTCTAACTAGAGTGAGGATTACTAATTGCATTGACACCATGTTATTGACTGGGGAGAGAACCGAGGAAAGCCCTGAAGTGCCTCCTTGTTAATTATACAACACCCACTGaaggcaatggaaaaaaaaagccatcatcTGACACCGACCATCTTGGGCTCCTGGTTCTGGCCGCTGGGCTCAAGGCAGTGCTGCACAGCTTGGGAACACCAAAAGGAGAGGGACGCAGGGTACCTGCCACGCCGAGCACAGCAATGGGAAACACTTGGCAAGGTAGACAGATAAAAGTGAGTGAAACCTTCAGAGCAGGTGTTTTAGACACCAGCACCACGCACAGGGATG carries:
- the NIPA1 gene encoding magnesium transporter NIPA1; this encodes MRMAAEGAAQSPGPGPGPGPAAVSLGLSVAVVSSLVNGSTFVLQKKGIVRARGRGTSYLTDIVWWSGTIAMALGQIGNFLAYTAVPTVLVTPLGALGVPFGSILASYLLKEKLNILGKLGCLLSCAGSVVLIIHSPKSESVTTQAELEEKLTNPVFVGYLCIVLLMLLLLIFWIAPAHGPTNIMVYISICSLLGSFTVPSTKGIGLAAQDIFHNNPSSQRALYLCLVLLAVLGCSIIIQFRYINKALECFDSSVFGAIYYVVFTTLVLLASAILFREWSNVGVVDFLGMACGFTTVSIGIVLIQVFKEFNFNIGDLNKPNMKTD